The nucleotide window TGAGGTTCTTGTTCAAGAAGACAAAACCAcagttaaaaataatgagGTTGTAGTTAAGGATGATAAGACCGTAGTTTTAGAAGGAAAAACTGTGTTTAAAGATGACAAGTCTCTAATTAAAGCAGCAGAAAAGGTAGAAGAAAATCCATCACAGTTAGTTTCTGACGAAAATCACGAAGATAGAGATGCTTATAATGAAAATGTATACGTAACTTTAACTGATTTTgttgataaaatatctaaCTTGATGTCTATCCAGTATGACTGGCAAAAAGAAGTGTTAATAATGATATTTACAACTTTTTATGGGCAAGCCGGTGTTAAGACTCTTCTATACACTGCCGCTGGTTTACATAATACTTCTAATTTTACAGTATTGGTCGATCCTAATGATAGTTCTAAGTATAGGAGTAGAGGACTACTACAAATTCAACATGAAAGTAATTATCGAACACTTACctttttatcaaataaagTGGATTATTTAAGTAACCCGGATCAACTCGAAGCCCTTAGTCAATCAGTTATAGGTGACACtgttaaattttatgagtATATGCTAAGAGATACATATACATTTAGGAATTATGTAAGAGTAATGGGATTAGGTGATTATGATCACATCAAAGATAGGCCTGATATAGTGAATTTTGAAAAGATTTTTaccaatttaaaaaaactctTTAGAGACGTTCCAGGAGAAATTAGCAAGGACTGAATTAaactattattttaaattttatatagcaatatttacttttaatatcaatttattaaaaaaatctacaTTATTTTGCCCGTAAGTAGAAGCTGTATCGTAAATGAAACTGTCATGCGGTAAACCTACGCTGACCATCAGAATTCCCAGTCATAATGAATTCTGCATTTGTTTAGCACAAATGAGATATTTGACACTTCCAgtaattttacaattatgTTACAAATATGCGTTCTACACATATTTGTACGACTTTTgttctatatttatttcccGCCCAAAATGGTACATTTTGGAGGGAAACGTTTAGAATGCATATTTAAGCAAATACCCTGAGAAGGGCAGAATGAGTAATAAAcgtttaattaataattcatCTTCTTTAAGTAAGCCCGCCAAGTATTGTCTAGAGACTAACTCGACAACAGaaacatttataattaaataaaggagatggataaattttcttgCTTGATATCGTGTATTGTAAgcataaaaagaataaagaCATACACTTATTGATTATGCTACTACAAACCAATGGATTAAATGatcaataaaaacaatgattcaatattttagtTGTTGTAAACAtcgtttataaaaaatttgttttatatcatttactttttaaaaaaatttgataaaagaagaattaGTAATAACTCATATTCGCATGCATCTGTCATTTTATGGGTCTGTCATGCGGTAAACCCACGCTGACCATTAGAATCCCTAAACCCAAAGACTTTTGACATGCGTTCggaataaattaaatgtttgACACTTTTTGGTGTACAAACATTTATGACGTAAATATGTGTCTTACACATATTTCTACAATTtctgttttctttttatttccctccaaaatggaaatatgtttaattaatatttgctaaaaagtatttaagcAAATTGCCCCAAGAAGGGCACGATGA belongs to Vairimorpha necatrix chromosome 12, complete sequence and includes:
- a CDS encoding spore wall protein 25-like — translated: MNINFLCFLNILLLIKTSDVLSKENKVTVKTDEVVVQENKVAVENDEVLVQEDKTTVKNNEVVVKDDKTVVLEGKTVFKDDKSLIKAAEKVEENPSQLVSDENHEDRDAYNENVYVTLTDFVDKISNLMSIQYDWQKEVLIMIFTTFYGQAGVKTLLYTAAGLHNTSNFTVLVDPNDSSKYRSRGLLQIQHESNYRTLTFLSNKVDYLSNPDQLEALSQSVIGDTVKFYEYMLRDTYTFRNYVRVMGLGDYDHIKDRPDIVNFEKIFTNLKKLFRDVPGEISKD